The following is a genomic window from Bosea sp. RAC05.
CCATCGCGTCCAGCACGATCTGCCGGTCGATGGATTTCTCGCGGGCGACGGCGTCCGCGATCTGAAGCCATTCGAGTCTGTTGGCTGCGACCACCATGGCGCTCACTCCTCTTCGGTTGTGTCTGGCGGAGTCTGTCCGCGCTTCTTGTCGGGCCGTGGCCCCAGCGATTTCTTCCGGCCCTTGGGCGGCGCGGCGATCTCGTCGGCGGTCGGCATCTCGGGCGGCAGCCCGGCCTTGCCGCGGCGCAGCGATTCCGTGACCAGCGCATCGGTCAGCACCAGGCGGGCGTCGCTGACCAGCGTCATCGGGATCGCGACGTCGCGCTCTTCCTCGGACTTGGCGTCGTCGCGCGCGAGCAGGGCGTTTTCGCCCTCGACGCCGCGCAGGATGCCGCGGAAGCGCTTGCGGCCATGGACCGGGGTCTCGGTCTCGATCTTGGCGAGATGCCCGGCCCAGCGCGCGAAATCGCCCGCCCGGACCAGCGGCCGGTCGATCCCCGGCGAGGACACCTCGAGATGGTAGGGCACCTGGATCGGGTCGTCGACGTCGAGCGCCGGCGAGACCGCCTGGCTGACCTCCTCGCACCCCTCGACGTTCATCGTGCCGTCGGGCCGCTCCGCCATGATCTGCACGGTGCAGCCGTTCTGGCCGGTGACGCGCACGCGCACCAGCCGGTAGCCGAGATCGACGATCGCCGGCTCGATGATCGCGGCGACGCGCGCCGCGACGCCGCTCTCGACGACGAGGCGCCGGTCGCTGTCCTGTTCCGTGGCGTTCGGCTCGTTCATGCCCTGGCTGCCTTGCCTTCGGCCGGTGAAGCCGGCCGCGATCGAAGGATGGTGCATGATCGCGTGGTGCCGCATCGGCCCGTTCGGCCCGCGCTCTCATGCTCCGGCCCCGGCAGGGCTGCGGCCAACAAAAAAGAGCGGGCCTTCCGGCCCGCTCTTGATCATCGGCTTACACCGGAACCAGAGCTGTTGCGCGCTATTTAGTCCGCATCGGCCCGGCTGGCAAGGGTTCTTCCCGCCGGACCCTGCCAGGCCCGCCGCACTGTCGCGGATCACGCTAACCCGCTGGTCATCCTTCTGCGCCATGGTGACGCGCGACGCGGTGTGCGGGGATTGGGTATGAGTTCTGTCAGTTCGCTGTTGCGCGATCTCGAGACCACGATGGTGCGCGGCTCGGCCGACGAGCGCACCCAGATTCTGTCGCGCCTGACCGATCTCTTCCTCAGCACCGCCGCGGTGATGGACGAGGACCAGGTCGGCATCTTCGACGTCGTGATCGGCCGGCTGTCGCGGGCGATCGAGCTCAGGGCGCGCATCGAGCTCTCCGAGCGGCTCGCCCCGGTTCCCAACGCGCCGGCCGGCGTGGTCCGCCAGCTCGCGCTGGACGAGATCGCGGTGGCGCGCCCGGTCCTGGTCGCCTCGCCCCGCCTCACCGACCAGGATCTCGTCGCCATTTCCGCGGCCAAGGGGCGCGATCACATGCTCGCCATCACCGAGCGCGCGGATATCGCCGAGCCGGTGACCGATTTCCTGATCCTGCGCGGCGGGCGGCTGGTGACCCATGCCATCGCCGCCAATCACAAGGCGCGCTTCTCGCATCACGGCATGGGCGTGCTCGTCATGCGCGCCAACCAGGACGATGCGCTGCAGACGGCGCTCGGGGACCGCAGCGACCTTCCGGCCGAACTCGCCGCCCAGTTGATGGCTGCGGCGAAGAACTCGGCCCGGCGCCGCCTCTTCGCCGACCTCGATCCGGACATGGCCGCTGCCATCGGGGACGCGGTCGAGCGTGGCGCGCGCGCCGTCGCCGCAGACGCGGAGATCCATGGCAACCTCGAAACGGTCAACGAGGCGCTGACGGAGATCAACCGTCTCCACGAGGCGAAGCAGCTCGACGAGGCCGCGATCATCCGCTTCGCCGCGGCCGGGGCTGCCGAACATGCGATCTGCGCCGTCGCGGTGCTGTCGGAGCTGAGCCTGCCCGCGGCCGAACAGGCCGTTCTCGGGCCGGATCGCGACGCGGTTTTGCTCGTCGCCCGCGGCCTCGGCTGGTCGTGGGATACGGTTGCGGCGCTCATCTCGCTGCGCAAGGATTTCGGCAAGTCGGATGCCGCGGTGCAGCGGGCCCGGCAGCATTTCCGCACCATCCCCAAGGAGACCGCGCAGCGCGTGCTCGGCTTCCTCAGGATGCGCGACGCACAGCCGTAAGATAGCTCGGCACCCGGCCCGCCGCCACGGCCTTGGCCTCGTAGCGGGTCCGGATCCAGCCCGGATAAGGCTGGCGCCAGTCATCGGCCCGGGCGTCGGTCCAGTCGAAATCCGGCGAACGTGCCAGCCGTACCAGCGTCCAGCCGACATAGTCGTCGATGTCGCTGGCGAAGCGGAAGCGCCCGCCCGGACGCAGGGTTCGCGCGAACAGCCCCAACGTGCGGTCCGACACGAAGCGGCGCTTGCGCTGGCGCCGCTTCGGCCACGGGTCGGGATAGAGCAGGTCGATCGCATCGAGAGAGCCGGCCGGCAGGCGCGGCAGCATCAGCGCCGCGTCGCCGTCCCAGATGCGGATGTTGGTCAGCCCCTCGCGTTCGATCACCGCGAGAAACTTCGCCATGCCGTTGATGAAGGGCTCGACGCCGATGAAGCCGATCTGCGGGCTCTCCCGCATGCGGTGGAGCAGATGTTCGCCGCCGCCGAACCCGATTTCCAGCCGCACCATCTCGACGGGCCGCGGGAACAGCGCGTGCAGATCGGCGATCTCGCCCTCGGGCAGGCGCAGCCGGGGCAGCACCGTCTCCATCAGGCTGTTCTGGCCCTCGCGGAGCGCCTTGCCCTTGCGCCGTCCGAAGAAGGAGCGGTCGGGATCGTGGTCATGGGTCATCGGGCGGTCTTCTGGCTTGATGGAAGGTCGATCGAACGGCGGTTTCGACGGGCGACGAGGCGACGTCGGAGGGGTCCCTAGCAAACAAAAAGGGCCGGAGCGATCCGCTCCGGCCCGATCGGTTGGTCAAAGGCGCGCGGCTCAGGCGGCGACGGCCTTCTTCAGCGCGTCGACCAGATCGGTCTTCTCCCAGGAGAAGCTGCCGTCACGGCCAGCCTTACGGCCGAAATGGCCATAGGCCGCCGACTTGGCATAGATCGGCTTGTTGAGCTGGAGATGGGTGCGGATGCCGCGCGGGGTCAGGTCCATGACCTCGCCGAGGACCTTCTCCAGCTTGGCCTCGTCGACCTTGCCGGTGCCGTGCAGGTCGACATAGATCGACAGCGGCTTGGCGACGCCGATGGCGTAGGAGAGCTGGATCGTGCAGCGCTCGGCGAGCTTGGCCGCGACCACGTTCTTGGCGAGGTAGCGCGCCGCATAGGCCGCCGAGCGGTCGACCTTGGTCGGATCCTTGCCGGAGAAGGCGCCGCCGCCATGGGGCGCCGCGCCGCCATAGGTGTCGACGATGATCTTGCGGCCGGTCAGGCCGGCGTCGCCGTCGGGGCCGCCGATGACGAACTTGCCGGTCGGGTTGACGTGCCAGACCGTGTCCTTCGAGATCCAGCCCTCGGGCAGGGTCGCGCGGATATAGGGCTCGACGATCTTGCGGACGTCCGCCGAGGACAGGCTCTCGTCGGTGTGCTGGGTCGAGAGCACGATCTGCGTCACGCCGACCGGCTTACCGTTCTCGTACTTGACCGTGACCTGGCTCTTGGCGTCGGGGCCGAGCTTGGCGGCGCCGCCTTCCTTGGCGTGACGGGCCTTGGCCAGAACCTCGAGGATCTTGTGCGAGTAGTAGATCGGCGCCGGCATCAGCTCGGGCGTCTCGCGGCAGGCATAGCCGAACATGATGCCCTGGTCGCCGGCACCCTCGTCCTTGTTGCCGGAGGCGTCGACGCCCTGGGCGATGTCGGCGGACTGGGCGTGCAGGAGCACGTCGATCTTGCACTTCTTCCAGTGGAAGCCGTCCTGCTCATAGCCGATCGCCTTGATCGCGCGGCGAGCGACCGACTTGACCTTGCTCTTCATCGCCTTCTCGTCGAGCGAGGTGCGGACCTCGCCGGCGATGACGACGCGATTGGTCGTGGCCAGCGTCTCGCAGGCGACGCGCACCTGGGCGGCGTCCATTCCCGCCTTGGCGGCTTCCTTGAAGAACAGGTCCACGACCTCGTCGGAGATGCGGTCGCAGATCTTGTCGGGATGGCCTTCGCCGACGGATTCGCTGGTGAACAGGTAATTCTGGCGTGACACGGTCGGGCAGCCCTTGGTCAGCGGTGGACGGAGACCGGCACGAAGACGGGGCCGATCGACGGAAAACGGCATCCTCTTTGCAGCGGATGCGTTCGCCGTCAAGCACAGCAATCCGTTTATCGGGAGACTCGTTCGGCAGGCAGAACGCGCGCGGGCCGAAAATCAGCCGTTTGCGCCGTCTTCCTCCGCGAGTGTTTCGACGAGGTCGATGATCCGGCGCCGCACCTTGGCGTTCTTGATGCGCACGAAGGCTTTGGTCAGCTGCACGCCTTCGCTGCTGGACATGAAGTCAGAGACATAGGCGTTGGCGGCGGAATCGGAAAAGCCCCCGGTCGGCATGTCGCCCGTGGGCGCGCCCTCGAAGAAGAAGGAGACGGGCACGTCGAGCATCTTGGCGATCTGCTGCAGCCGGCTCGCGCTGATGCGGTTCGAGCCCTTCTCGTACTTCTGGACCTGCTGGAAGGTCAGCCCCAAGGCGTCGCCGAGCTTCTCCTGGCTCACGCCGGCCAGCATCCGCTGCATGCGAACGCGGCTGCCGACATGACGGTCGATCGGGTTCGGGACTTTCTTCAACATGATGGTGGCCTTGGCTAGGGCGCCGGCTGCGATGCATGATCTCGCGGACCGGCACAGTCAATTGGTTCGAGGCGGCGGAGGCCAGGACCTTATCGTGTTGGTTTAGAAGTTCCAAATGGGATTAGTGACGGCGAAGTCCGCGGGACAGAAGCAAGAATCCCACGAGCATTGCGGCATAGATGAGGTCGCCGAACCGGCTGTAGGGCGTGACGGGCCCCGCCCGCGGCAGGCCCGTGTCCAGAACGCCTTCGCGGCCCAGCGGCAGGCTGCCGAGAACCCGGCCATAGCCGTCCGTAACGGCGGAGATGCCGGTGTTGGCGACCCGCACCAGCGGCAACCCTTCCTCGATCGCCCTGAGCCGGGCCTGGGCGAAATGCTGGTAGGGGCCGCTCGTCTGGCCGAACCACCCGTCATTGGTCAGGTTGAGCATGAAGCCGGCCCGCGGACCCTGCGGCGCGACCTCGGCCGGGAACACGACCTCGTAGCAGATCAGCGGCGCGGCCGGCGGCAGCCCGCGGATCGCCAGCGGCAGCCGCCGCGTGCCTGCCGCGAAGCCGCCGGGCACCGAGACGAATTCCGACAGGCCGACGCTTCGGATCAGCCGTTCCAGCACCGGCGGCAGATATTCGCCGAAGGGGACGAGGTGCACCTTGTCGTAGCTCGAGACGATCGCGCCCTCGTCGTCGACGACCTGGATCGCGTTGAAGATCGGCGGGCGGCTCTCGCCGGGCAGCAGTTCGCCGGCGCGGGCGGCCCCGGTGATCAGCGTCGTGTTCGGCGGCAGCAGTGCCGCGATGCGCGACAGCGCCTGCGGCGTGCGCCCGAGCAGGAAGGGAAAGGCCGATTCCGGCCAGATCAGATGCGTCACCGCCTGGACGCCCGGCGTGGCGGGGCTGGTCGCCCGGTCACTGAGCGCGAGATACTGGTTGAGGATCGCCTCGCCGTTGCGGGCGTTGAACTTGGCGTCCTGGGGCAGGTTCGGCTGCATCAGGCGCAGCTTGACGCCGGCGACGAGCGGTGCGGGCCCGGCCGGCACGCGCCACAGGCCGAAGCCGACCAGCCCCGCTACCACGAGAAGCGCGATGACGGGCGCCCGCCACCGCGCCCAGGGACGCTCGGCGGTGCCCAGCGTCGCAGGCGCGGCCCCGATCGCGACGGACACAAGCGTCAACCCGTAGAGGCCGACCACCGAGGCGATCTGGGCGACCTGCGGCTGCCCGGCCAGCATCATGCCGTAGACGTTCCAGGGAAAGCCGGTCAGCACATGCCCGCGCAGCCATTCGCTGAGCGACAGCATGATGGCCAGCATCAGGATCCGGCCGGTGCCGCTGGGCCAGAGCAGGCGCGCGCAGCCGAAGGCGAGCGCCGGGAAGACGGCGAGCAGCGCCGGCAGCGCCACCACGCCGAGCGGCATCGCCCAGGCGAACTTGTCGGCTTCGACGAGAAAGGCGGCGCCCAGCCACCACAGCCCGGCCAGGAAGAAGCCGAAGCCCCACCACCACCCCGCCGCCGCCGCGGCGCGGAACCGCGAGGCCGCGCTTTTGCCCACGGCGCCGTCGATCAGCCAGACCGCGACGGTCATTGGCACGACGATCAGGGGCCAGAGGTCGAGCGGAGGCAGCGCGAGCGCGCCGGTCGCCCCGGCGGCGAGCGCGATCACGCGCCGGCGCCATCCCCAGGCGAGAATGACGCCATCGGCCAGGCTGGCAAAGCCCATCAGCCCGTTTCCGCTGGTCTGTCGCCGTCCTCGTCGGCCGGGCTCCGCTGGACGATGCTCAGCCGCTTGACCCGGCGCTGATCGGCCTCGAGGATCTCGAAGCTGAGCCCGCCCGGACCCGCGACGATCTCGCCCTTGGCCGGAACATGCCCGGCCAGCGTGACGATCAGCCCGCCCAGCGTATCGACGTCTTCCGCCACCGGGTCATCCGACAGATCGATCCCGGTCGCCTGTTTCAGCTCGTCGAGGGTCGCGCGGGCATCGGCGGTGAAGCGGCCTTCGCCATCGGGCGCGATCGTCGGCGCCTCCTCCAGATCATGCTCGTCCTCGATGTCGCCGACGACGATCTCGATCAGATCCTCGATGGTGACGAGCCCGTCCGTGCCGCCATATTCGTCGATCACCAGGGCGATATGCGTCCGCGTCGCCTGCATGCGGACGAGGAGATCGACCGCCGGCATGGACGGCGGCACGTAGAGCACGGGCCGCATGATCTTCGTGTCGGCCAGCGTCCGCGTCAGATCGACCGCCGCGAGATCGTGGAAGGCGGGCTCCGACAGGCCCGCTGTCGGCTCGGCCTTAGCCTGGCCGGCGATGAATTCGAGGAAGTCGCGGATATGGACCATGCCGCGGGGGTCGTCGAGGGAATCGTCGAAGACCGGCAGGCGGGAATGGCCCGCCGTGCGAAACCGGGCCAGCACCTCGTCCAGCGTGGCGTCCGCCGGCACCGCGATGATGTCGGCGCGGGGGATCATCACGTCGCCCACGCGCCGCTCCCGCAGGCTCAGCACGTTCGAGAGCATGGCGCGCTCCTGCGCGCTGAGATCGGCGAGCTGGCCGCTGCCCTGGGCCAGGGCGTCGGTGATTTCCTCGCGGATCGTCCCGCCGCCACGCAGGCCGAGCCTGTCAAGGAAATGGCTGAGCCAATGGGAGAGGCCGCGTCCGGCGGCTTCGGGCTGGGTCTGTCGACTGTCGTCGCTCATGATCGGTGGGGTCGGTCCGGGGTTGAAACGGGCGCGGGCGAGGCTGCGGCCTCGGGGACGCCGATGAGGTCGCCGTCGGCATAGGGGTCTGCGATGCCGAGCCGGGCCAGGGCCGCCACTTCGAGCGCCTCCATGCGCTGCGCCTCGGCGTCGGTCTCGTGATCCTCGCCGAGCAGATGCAGCAGGCCGTGGATCACCAGATGGCTGAAATGGTCGGCGAGGGCCTTGCCCTCGGCCTCGGCTTCGGACGCGACGGTCTCGAAGGCGATGACGATGTCGCCCAGGACGGGGCTGGCCGCGATCCTGTCCGCCGGCGCGGCCGGAAAGGAGAGCACGTTGGTCGCCTTGTCGAAGCCGCGCCAGTCCCGGTTGACGATGCGGATGCGGCGATCATCGGTCAGCAGCAGGCTGAGTTCGGCGCCCGCCGCAGGCTGGACGGGCGCGACCGCCAGCGCGGCCTCGATAGCCTGCGACGCGCGCGCGCGCAGCGCGGCGAGGTCTCCGAGCGCGCGCCATTGCCGCGATTGTGCCCTCAGGGCGATCACCGGGCTGGCGGGCGATGTCGCGGGTCGCGGCGCCGAACGCCGCCCGCGAGGTCGGTCGTTCATCGCGGGCGCTCCCGCGAGAGCGTGCGCTTCAGGCCCTCGGTATCGCTCTCGATCGGCGCCTCGGGCAGGGGCGCGCGCATCCGTTCCTCGCGTTCCTCGCGCTCGCGCCGGGCCGCGCTCTCATAGGCCATGACGATGCGGCGCACGAGGTCGTGGCGGACGACGTCGCCCTCCTCGAACTTCGCATAGCCGACGCCCTCGACGCCCGAGAGCAGCTTCACCGCCTCGATCAGGCCGGAGCGCTGGCCCGGCGGCAGGTCGATCTGCGTCGGGTCGCCGGTGATGATCATCCGCGAGCCCTCGCCGAGACGGGTCAGGAACATCTTCATCTGTACCGAGGTCGCATTCTGCGCCTCGTCGAGCAGCACGACCGCATTGGTCAGCGTCCGCCCACGCATGAAGGCGAGCGGCGCGATCTCGATCATGCCGGTCTGCAGGGCGCGCTCGACATGGCGCGCCTCCATGAAGTCGTTCAGCGCGTCGTAGATCGGCCGCAGATAGGGGTCGACCTTCTCGCGCATGTCGCCGGG
Proteins encoded in this region:
- the rimP gene encoding ribosome maturation factor RimP, whose protein sequence is MNEPNATEQDSDRRLVVESGVAARVAAIIEPAIVDLGYRLVRVRVTGQNGCTVQIMAERPDGTMNVEGCEEVSQAVSPALDVDDPIQVPYHLEVSSPGIDRPLVRAGDFARWAGHLAKIETETPVHGRKRFRGILRGVEGENALLARDDAKSEEERDVAIPMTLVSDARLVLTDALVTESLRRGKAGLPPEMPTADEIAAPPKGRKKSLGPRPDKKRGQTPPDTTEEE
- a CDS encoding DUF2336 domain-containing protein codes for the protein MSSVSSLLRDLETTMVRGSADERTQILSRLTDLFLSTAAVMDEDQVGIFDVVIGRLSRAIELRARIELSERLAPVPNAPAGVVRQLALDEIAVARPVLVASPRLTDQDLVAISAAKGRDHMLAITERADIAEPVTDFLILRGGRLVTHAIAANHKARFSHHGMGVLVMRANQDDALQTALGDRSDLPAELAAQLMAAAKNSARRRLFADLDPDMAAAIGDAVERGARAVAADAEIHGNLETVNEALTEINRLHEAKQLDEAAIIRFAAAGAAEHAICAVAVLSELSLPAAEQAVLGPDRDAVLLVARGLGWSWDTVAALISLRKDFGKSDAAVQRARQHFRTIPKETAQRVLGFLRMRDAQP
- the trmB gene encoding tRNA (guanine(46)-N(7))-methyltransferase TrmB; translation: MTHDHDPDRSFFGRRKGKALREGQNSLMETVLPRLRLPEGEIADLHALFPRPVEMVRLEIGFGGGEHLLHRMRESPQIGFIGVEPFINGMAKFLAVIEREGLTNIRIWDGDAALMLPRLPAGSLDAIDLLYPDPWPKRRQRKRRFVSDRTLGLFARTLRPGGRFRFASDIDDYVGWTLVRLARSPDFDWTDARADDWRQPYPGWIRTRYEAKAVAAGRVPSYLTAVRRAS
- the metK gene encoding methionine adenosyltransferase, whose protein sequence is MSRQNYLFTSESVGEGHPDKICDRISDEVVDLFFKEAAKAGMDAAQVRVACETLATTNRVVIAGEVRTSLDEKAMKSKVKSVARRAIKAIGYEQDGFHWKKCKIDVLLHAQSADIAQGVDASGNKDEGAGDQGIMFGYACRETPELMPAPIYYSHKILEVLAKARHAKEGGAAKLGPDAKSQVTVKYENGKPVGVTQIVLSTQHTDESLSSADVRKIVEPYIRATLPEGWISKDTVWHVNPTGKFVIGGPDGDAGLTGRKIIVDTYGGAAPHGGGAFSGKDPTKVDRSAAYAARYLAKNVVAAKLAERCTIQLSYAIGVAKPLSIYVDLHGTGKVDEAKLEKVLGEVMDLTPRGIRTHLQLNKPIYAKSAAYGHFGRKAGRDGSFSWEKTDLVDALKKAVAA
- a CDS encoding helix-turn-helix domain-containing protein, which translates into the protein MKKVPNPIDRHVGSRVRMQRMLAGVSQEKLGDALGLTFQQVQKYEKGSNRISASRLQQIAKMLDVPVSFFFEGAPTGDMPTGGFSDSAANAYVSDFMSSSEGVQLTKAFVRIKNAKVRRRIIDLVETLAEEDGANG
- the lnt gene encoding apolipoprotein N-acyltransferase, with translation MGFASLADGVILAWGWRRRVIALAAGATGALALPPLDLWPLIVVPMTVAVWLIDGAVGKSAASRFRAAAAAGWWWGFGFFLAGLWWLGAAFLVEADKFAWAMPLGVVALPALLAVFPALAFGCARLLWPSGTGRILMLAIMLSLSEWLRGHVLTGFPWNVYGMMLAGQPQVAQIASVVGLYGLTLVSVAIGAAPATLGTAERPWARWRAPVIALLVVAGLVGFGLWRVPAGPAPLVAGVKLRLMQPNLPQDAKFNARNGEAILNQYLALSDRATSPATPGVQAVTHLIWPESAFPFLLGRTPQALSRIAALLPPNTTLITGAARAGELLPGESRPPIFNAIQVVDDEGAIVSSYDKVHLVPFGEYLPPVLERLIRSVGLSEFVSVPGGFAAGTRRLPLAIRGLPPAAPLICYEVVFPAEVAPQGPRAGFMLNLTNDGWFGQTSGPYQHFAQARLRAIEEGLPLVRVANTGISAVTDGYGRVLGSLPLGREGVLDTGLPRAGPVTPYSRFGDLIYAAMLVGFLLLSRGLRRH
- a CDS encoding hemolysin family protein, which translates into the protein MSDDSRQTQPEAAGRGLSHWLSHFLDRLGLRGGGTIREEITDALAQGSGQLADLSAQERAMLSNVLSLRERRVGDVMIPRADIIAVPADATLDEVLARFRTAGHSRLPVFDDSLDDPRGMVHIRDFLEFIAGQAKAEPTAGLSEPAFHDLAAVDLTRTLADTKIMRPVLYVPPSMPAVDLLVRMQATRTHIALVIDEYGGTDGLVTIEDLIEIVVGDIEDEHDLEEAPTIAPDGEGRFTADARATLDELKQATGIDLSDDPVAEDVDTLGGLIVTLAGHVPAKGEIVAGPGGLSFEILEADQRRVKRLSIVQRSPADEDGDRPAETG
- the ybeY gene encoding rRNA maturation RNase YbeY, whose product is MNDRPRGRRSAPRPATSPASPVIALRAQSRQWRALGDLAALRARASQAIEAALAVAPVQPAAGAELSLLLTDDRRIRIVNRDWRGFDKATNVLSFPAAPADRIAASPVLGDIVIAFETVASEAEAEGKALADHFSHLVIHGLLHLLGEDHETDAEAQRMEALEVAALARLGIADPYADGDLIGVPEAAASPAPVSTPDRPHRS